A single genomic interval of Psychroserpens sp. NJDZ02 harbors:
- a CDS encoding phosphodiester glycosidase family protein: MNKFEGKVSLLRSNKRHVIKSFLYLVLATTIIVLLSSFKFSEGDITWEKIDEGLYYAAYDAPIKSKFGDSKINILKIAPSLYNLNLLTAQENDGKTRTAKDWLDQKKQIAVINAGMYMTDHSTNVGYMKNFDVINNGRVSRDNTIAAFNRKNDSVPEFQIIDLKCQNWEQLKTQYNSFTQSIRMMDCNQKNKWSQQNKMWSMVVIGKDKKGNVLFIFVRSPYSVHNFINILSNSSLDLYNLMYLEGGPEASFYLNHNGTKVERMGSYETGFNENDKNNDFWDIPNVIGISKK, from the coding sequence ATGAATAAATTTGAAGGAAAAGTCAGTCTTTTAAGGTCTAATAAACGCCACGTGATAAAAAGCTTTTTGTACCTAGTACTTGCGACGACTATAATAGTTTTACTATCCTCTTTTAAATTTTCTGAAGGAGATATTACTTGGGAGAAAATTGACGAAGGTTTGTATTATGCAGCGTATGACGCCCCAATTAAATCTAAATTTGGAGATAGTAAAATTAATATCCTAAAAATTGCTCCATCGTTGTATAATCTAAATTTATTAACAGCTCAAGAAAATGATGGAAAAACTAGAACTGCTAAAGATTGGTTAGATCAAAAAAAACAAATAGCTGTAATTAATGCGGGAATGTATATGACGGACCATTCTACAAATGTCGGTTATATGAAAAATTTTGACGTTATTAATAATGGAAGGGTCAGTCGTGATAATACCATCGCCGCTTTTAATAGAAAAAATGATAGCGTCCCTGAATTTCAGATTATTGATCTAAAATGCCAGAATTGGGAGCAGTTAAAAACACAATACAATTCCTTTACACAATCTATAAGAATGATGGATTGTAATCAAAAGAATAAATGGAGTCAACAAAATAAAATGTGGAGCATGGTTGTTATCGGAAAAGATAAAAAAGGAAATGTCCTGTTTATTTTTGTCCGATCGCCTTATTCAGTCCATAATTTTATTAATATACTATCAAACTCTTCTCTCGATTTATATAATTTAATGTATTTAGAAGGTGGTCCAGAAGCTTCTTTTTATCTTAATCATAATGGAACTAAGGTCGAGAGAATGGGGAGTTACGAAACGGGTTTTAATGAGAATGATAAGAATAACGATTTTTGGGATATTCCAAATGTTATCGGGATCTCTAAAAAATAA